The genomic segment TGTGGCTTTGGGGGATTATGATGCTGGCGCGGTCAAAGAGACCACCCTTCACCGCTATAACAAGCAAGGCGTTGTCCGGGTGCTGCACACCTTTTCCAACGATACCAAGCCCTGGATTGGGCGGGCTGGTCTCGACACCACAGTGACCCAAGCCATTGGTAAAGCCCTTTTCCAACTCAAAAGCCCGGACATTCTGAAAGAACTCAAGGTGACCGGCTTCCAACCGGTGACCGACACGGTCTTCAACCCCCTGCGGGAAAAAATCGCCCTTTCCGCCCAATTTGGCTCCTGATCATCCCCCATGCCTTGGATTAAATCTTTGGGACCGCCCCATGCAACTGACTGATTTTTGGCAACGCCAGCGGCTTGCTGTCAAAGTAATCGGAGCCGCCATGACCCTCCTGGGGGTGGTCACCTTTCTGGTGGGCTGGTATCTGATCGACCATGAACGCCAAGAACATCTCCGCCAGATCGAGACCACTGGCGCCTCACTGGCCAAAACCACAGCCGCCTTCTCTCTGGAACCTCTGCTCATCCTCGACATTCCGGTGTTGGAGACCCATATCCACAATCTGGTGCGGCAAAAAACCGATGTCAGTTATATTCGCCTGATTCGGGCCGATGGCAAAACAATTGCCGAAAGCCGAAAATCAACCACCTCCATGGCAAAAGAGCTTAATAAACTAGCCATTTTTACAGCTCCCGTACGACTATACGACGACCTTTCCAGGCTCCCCCTGGGGCAGGTGGAAATCGGCATGCGAACGGATCGTTCCGAAAAATTGGCCGCTGCCCGCATTCGTTTCCTGGTGATCGCCTTCCTGTTGATCTTTGCCATTCTCACCCTCTCTTTGGCCTTTCTGTTGAAAAAACAGGTCACCGACCCCCTGGTGGCGCTCTCCCGAAGAGCCCGCAAGCTGGGGGAAGGGCGAATGGAAGAAAACATCACCCTGCCCGGTCAGGATGAACTGGGGGATCTGGCCCGGGCACTGAATGACATGCGCCTTCAGCTCAAAGCCTCCTACGGAGCCATTGCCACCCAAAACCAACAGCTCAAAGAGCTATCCCAAACCCTGGAACAGCGGGTCGAAGAGCGAACCCGGGAACTCTCCCGAATCAACGATGAACTGATTGAGGAAATACAACGGCGGCAACATATCGAAGAGGCCCTACGCCACAGCGAGGGAAAGTATCGCGCCATCGTCGAACACGCCAACGTCGGCATTGTCCTGGCCGACTCCCAGGGCCGCTTTCAGGAGGTCAATCCCGCATTCACCCGCATGCTCAGCTATACCCCGGAAGGGTTGCAGGGAAAAACCTTCAAAGAGGTGACCGCTCCCGAAGATCTCCACAAAAGCAGAGCCTTTTTCCAGGAACTCCTCTCCGGCAAACACCACGCCTATCATTTTGAAAAACGCTATCGCACCCAGGATGGACGGATCGTCTGGGGGGATCTGTCGATTTCCACCGTGGGAGATGGTCCCGGGCAGCCCAGCCAGATGATCGGCATTATTCAGGATATTACCCAGCGCAAAGAGGTCGAAGCCAATCTGGTGCGCGCCAAACAGGCCGCCGATGCCGCCAATCGGGCCAAAAGCGAATTTTTAGCGGTGATGAGCCATGAAATCCGCACCCCCCTGAACGCCATACTCGGCATGTCGGAAATTCTTCTGGAGAGCGAACTGGATGCCGAGCAGTCCCAATACATGGCGGTATTGAGCCGGGCCGGTGAAAATCTCCTCACCCTGATTGAGGATATTCTGGATATCACCCAGATCGAATCGGGGCGGATGACCCTGGAGAAAAACACCGTCCACCTGGAAGAGTTGACCCGGGATGTGCTGGAGGTCCACGCGCAAAATGCCGCCAAAAAAGGGCTCGTTCTGGATGGCCATATCGACCCGGACACCCCCTCACAATTCCAGGGAGATGCCAAGCGGCTGAGGCAAATACTCTTCAATCTACTGGGCAACGGGGTCAAATTTACCGATCAGGGGGAGGTGAACCTCCGGGTTTCCAGCCCCACCCCCACCACCCTGCTTTTTTCGGTGCGGGATAGCGGAATCGGCATTGCCAAAGAGCAGCAGCAGATGATCTTCACCCCCTTTTCCCAGGCTGACGGCTCCTCCACCCGTCGCCACGGCGGGGTTGGTCTGGGGCTCTCTCTCTGTCAAAAACTGGTACTCTCCATGGGGGGAGAGATCAAACTGGTGAGCACTCCCGGCCAGGGAAGTGAATTTTCCTTTTCCATTCCCCTGCCCCAGAGCCATTCAGAATCCTCTGCCTTTTCCCAGCCCCCCGCTGACCCATCCGTATCGTCCAAAAATCCAACCCCATCCACCCCCCCATCTCAGGCCACGCCTGGGACCTGTTCTCTCCTGCTGGTGGAGGATGTGGACCAAAATGCCCTGGTAGTCGAAGGGTTTCTCAAACAGACCCCCTACCGGGTGGAACGGGTGGTGGATGGCGAAAAAGCGGTGGAGAGAATCTTTTCCGGCAGACGCTATGATCTGGTGTTGATGGACATTCACATGCCCGGCATGGATGGCCTGGAAGCGACCCGACAGATTCGAAGTTGGGAGGCCGAACAGAAAGGTCAGCGCATACCGATTTTGGCACTCACAGCAGATGCCATGGCAGGAGATGCGGAAAAATCAGTGGCCGCTGGCTGTGACGGTCACATCACCAAACCCATCTCCCGAACCAAACTGATGACGGTGATCGAGCAGTTTGCTCTGTAAAATCCCGTCAGCCCTTCTCCTCCAGCAGACGTCCCTCCCCTCCTCCCCTACTCCCCCCCGGATTATCGTCAGAGACAGCAGAGTGGACTAACCCCTTTTCCTGCCCGAACAATCGTCACCGATTGAATGGAAAATGGCTGGCAATCCCTCATAAATGCTTGGTTTTTTGAATAACTACAGAATCTCCCAGACCGTTTTATAGCAACAGGATGATGTCGGGAAACACGGATCCGGAATCTGATACCACGCTCCTTTTTTTGTAGTGACCCATTATAATTCAATCATTGAAAATCCGTGTAACATGAATGTGTCATTTTGTGGGTTTTCTGTAACAAAAAATAAAAGTAACCAAGCTACCTGTTGTGAATGAGAGCCATCACATGTGTTAACCGTCAAATTTTTTCACGCTTTATCACTCTACCTTAGAACTGTCCCTCTATATGGGTTAGTCTATAGGGTCGAAAAAAAAGTCGATTTATTGTGGAGATGGATCCAATGCGCCCGTTGCTGTTTTTGAGCCACCTGGTTTGTCTGTTGCTGTTCATGACCCCCGCCTGGGGAGCGGATAAGGTATTGACTGCCGACATTCGTCATCGTCCGCCAGAGATGATCGTCGATGGCGGATTCCAGGGTGGCCCACTGAAGGAAATTCTGGAAGAGGCCGCCAATCGGATAGGCTATCGCGTTCAGTGGCGAGACCTCCCCTTTCCAGTAAGCATCAAGGATCTCAAGGAGGGAAAAACCGACATCATCCCTCGCACCATCCGCCGCCCCAACCGGGAAAGCTTTGTTAATTTTTTAGGCCCCATCGGCTCCCAGCGCAAAGATATCCTCTTTTTGGTTCACCAAGGGGATGAGGCCACCATTCGTGATTATGCCGATTTGAAAAAACTGACGGTGGGGGTGAAGGCCAAAACCGCCTATTTTTCCACCTTCGACAAGGATGACGAGATTAAAAAAATCCCCTCCGAAGGGGGGGATTATGGCCTGGCCCGGCAGCTCATTGAGGGGAAGGTGGATGCCGTTGCGGTATTGGATCGGGGGGCCATGGACAGCGCCCTGGCCGGTCTCGGCTTTCGGGATTACACCTATGCCACCTTTCGTCACATCCAAACCATAAAAAATTATTACGGCATGTCGAAAACCTCGGCCAATGCCGCCCTCTACGATCAACTCAACCGCGTTCTTCTGGCGATGACCGAATCAGGCCGGGTGGAGGAGATCTACGGCACCCATCAAGCAGCCCCTGAGCCCATGGTCT from the Magnetococcales bacterium genome contains:
- a CDS encoding PAS domain S-box protein encodes the protein MQLTDFWQRQRLAVKVIGAAMTLLGVVTFLVGWYLIDHERQEHLRQIETTGASLAKTTAAFSLEPLLILDIPVLETHIHNLVRQKTDVSYIRLIRADGKTIAESRKSTTSMAKELNKLAIFTAPVRLYDDLSRLPLGQVEIGMRTDRSEKLAAARIRFLVIAFLLIFAILTLSLAFLLKKQVTDPLVALSRRARKLGEGRMEENITLPGQDELGDLARALNDMRLQLKASYGAIATQNQQLKELSQTLEQRVEERTRELSRINDELIEEIQRRQHIEEALRHSEGKYRAIVEHANVGIVLADSQGRFQEVNPAFTRMLSYTPEGLQGKTFKEVTAPEDLHKSRAFFQELLSGKHHAYHFEKRYRTQDGRIVWGDLSISTVGDGPGQPSQMIGIIQDITQRKEVEANLVRAKQAADAANRAKSEFLAVMSHEIRTPLNAILGMSEILLESELDAEQSQYMAVLSRAGENLLTLIEDILDITQIESGRMTLEKNTVHLEELTRDVLEVHAQNAAKKGLVLDGHIDPDTPSQFQGDAKRLRQILFNLLGNGVKFTDQGEVNLRVSSPTPTTLLFSVRDSGIGIAKEQQQMIFTPFSQADGSSTRRHGGVGLGLSLCQKLVLSMGGEIKLVSTPGQGSEFSFSIPLPQSHSESSAFSQPPADPSVSSKNPTPSTPPSQATPGTCSLLLVEDVDQNALVVEGFLKQTPYRVERVVDGEKAVERIFSGRRYDLVLMDIHMPGMDGLEATRQIRSWEAEQKGQRIPILALTADAMAGDAEKSVAAGCDGHITKPISRTKLMTVIEQFAL